A region from the Triticum urartu cultivar G1812 chromosome 1, Tu2.1, whole genome shotgun sequence genome encodes:
- the LOC125517664 gene encoding uncharacterized protein LOC125517664, which yields MSTTRPGFPAAFSPSLCIISLASLLSLSQDHAGDKASRPRLWTRSRVLPRFPAVVAPNPLPPRSSASGARAAAAAPPWTPSRRLPPHRPSARVVHAVAHRSTSPTPVLVRSTLTPPASSASNNVLRSSAGTNGSSSSLASVLLDLFCIGSKPLIHSLIAGGRRHALYLASPAVVPCFMNETASATPSLTRSSASRPSSPTELAQVPCFDFALELRGFVRLHPFVFFMDSFFFLAGSQSR from the exons ATGAGCACCACCAGGCCCGGATTCCCCGCTgctttctctccctctctctgtaTTATCTCTCTCGCCTcacttctctctctctcacaggacCACGCCGGCGACAAGGCCAGCCGCCCTCGTCTCTGGACCCGCTCCCGAGTTTTGCCTCGTTTCCCAGCCGTCGTCGCTCCTAACCCGCTGCCGCCCCGTTCTTCTGCGAGCGGTGCCCGTGCTGCCGCAGCAGCGCCACCATGGACGCCAAGCCGCCGCCTGCCTCCACATCGACCGAGCGCTCGCGTTGTCCATGCCGTAGCTCATCGGAGCACATCCCCGACGCCAGTCCTCGTCCGCAGCACCCTGACGCCACCGGCCTCCTCTGCTTCGAACAACGTCCTTCGGTCGAGCGCCGGGACGAACGGTAGCAGCTCCAGCCTCGCCTCGGTCCTCCTTGACCTCTTTTGCATCGGATCCAAGCCCCTCATCCATTCACTCATCGCCGGAGGTCGCCGCCATGCCCTGTATCTCGCATCGCCAGCCGTCGTCCCCTGCTTCATGAACGAGACGGCCAGCGCCACGCCCTCGTTGACTAGGTCCAGCGCCAGCAGGCCCAGTTCCCCCACCGAGCtggcccaagtgccatg cttcgatTTCGCTCTGGAATTgcgaggattcgttcgactacatccgtttgtcttcttcatggactcgttcttcttccttgcgggatctcagtcaagatga